From a single Ignavibacteria bacterium genomic region:
- a CDS encoding alpha-L-fucosidase, with protein MSGTKNRSAVLLLLPLLSLLFASCNNSIVNPVAEELPNRNDTVTSPGIENVYPVPSEPQLAWQDAELVMFIHYGMNTFTGKDIGEGNESPSLFNPPKVDVKQWVSVAKAAGFKYLILTAKHHDGFCIWQTDYTEHSIKNSPYQVGRGDIVKEFSDECAAQGMKFGYYLSMWDRNSPLYGTPAYNDYYRDQTRELCTKYGEVNEIWLDGYLGRNPVITHPMFDWLSFAQLSKALQPKSLMAIMGPDIRWVGNEDGLGSETDWSFTYSHPAHHGVSNVDVWWPTECDVSIRPAWFYHDYQDNEVKSPAYLADLYLKSVGRNSQLLLNVPPTPDGVFHENDVNSLLGFRRIIDDIFRTNLLRGGIASASNTRLDDTLFSPAMAIDGSRGTFWVTERGVVSADLTVDLGTSKRINYFRIEEAIRYGQRVKGFEIEGFVNGSWIFLADGTTIGRSRILKLETPAEVTKVRLKIKDARGAPAIRLFGAYYYEN; from the coding sequence ATGTCCGGAACCAAAAACAGAAGTGCTGTATTATTGCTCCTGCCGTTGCTTTCACTGCTTTTCGCATCATGCAACAACTCAATTGTGAACCCCGTCGCTGAAGAATTACCAAACCGGAATGACACCGTCACTTCCCCGGGAATAGAGAATGTTTATCCTGTGCCATCAGAGCCTCAACTTGCCTGGCAGGATGCTGAACTTGTAATGTTCATTCATTACGGAATGAATACATTTACGGGCAAGGATATCGGAGAGGGGAACGAAAGTCCATCCCTTTTTAATCCGCCCAAAGTTGATGTGAAGCAATGGGTATCTGTTGCAAAAGCGGCAGGTTTCAAATATCTCATTCTTACTGCGAAACACCACGACGGATTTTGCATCTGGCAGACCGATTACACCGAACATTCCATTAAAAACAGTCCTTATCAGGTTGGAAGAGGGGACATAGTAAAGGAGTTTTCCGATGAGTGTGCCGCACAGGGAATGAAATTCGGCTACTATCTTTCGATGTGGGACAGGAACTCCCCACTCTACGGTACTCCCGCTTATAACGATTATTACAGAGATCAAACAAGAGAGCTTTGCACAAAATATGGTGAAGTAAACGAGATTTGGCTTGACGGATACCTGGGGAGGAATCCGGTAATTACACATCCGATGTTCGACTGGTTGAGTTTCGCCCAACTTTCGAAGGCACTTCAACCGAAGTCTCTAATGGCGATAATGGGCCCTGATATAAGATGGGTTGGTAACGAGGACGGTCTCGGGTCGGAAACCGACTGGTCATTCACTTATTCACATCCTGCACACCACGGAGTTTCAAATGTGGATGTCTGGTGGCCCACAGAATGTGATGTTTCGATAAGACCTGCCTGGTTTTACCATGATTATCAGGACAATGAAGTGAAATCTCCCGCCTACCTTGCCGATTTATACCTTAAGTCGGTTGGACGGAACAGTCAGCTTCTTCTAAATGTTCCTCCCACTCCTGATGGAGTCTTTCATGAGAATGATGTAAACAGTCTGCTCGGTTTTAGAAGAATTATCGATGATATATTCAGAACCAATCTTTTGCGGGGCGGAATTGCTTCAGCCAGTAATACCAGACTTGATGACACGCTTTTCTCACCTGCAATGGCAATCGACGGCAGCAGGGGTACTTTCTGGGTTACTGAAAGGGGAGTTGTGAGTGCTGACCTGACGGTGGATTTGGGGACTTCGAAGCGGATCAACTATTTTAGAATAGAGGAAGCTATAAGATACGGACAAAGAGTGAAGGGGTTCGAGATAGAGGGCTTCGTGAACGGTTCCTGGATTTTTCTCGCTGACGGGACTACCATTGGGAGGTCAAGAATACTAAAACTTGAGACTCCGGCAGAAGTAACCAAGGTAAGACTAAAAATTAAAGACGCACGGGGAGCCCCCGCAATCCGCCTTTTTGGTGCCTACTACTACGAAAATTAA